A region of Selenomonadales bacterium 4137-cl DNA encodes the following proteins:
- a CDS encoding S41 family peptidase, with amino-acid sequence MTTIMHRNAKGIIAALLAFLLLACTPALAAPADAGRQAKEAKAGTNAAVVDEINEHLAVMNAEELAATLKLLRVRGLINAAYVDGTSKIDLMTGAVKGAIEAVGDPYSQYFDAHTLKEFMIEAKGVFGGVGMVLGMKDKRITVIAPIEGTPADRAGIASGDWIIAINGQTTKDMALDAAVSKIRGKEGTEVILTVGRTGQEPSDYTIVRDTIEIKTVAGKMLEGDIGYIRLTFFNENTGESFAAKLRELEGQGMKAAILDLRNNPGGILEESVKVAGQFIPRGPVVSVVTRDGSRRTSYAEPGGPRYPLVVLINGGSASASEIVAGAVQDTGAGTLVGTHSFGKGSVQNLVPLGDGTAIKLTVARYHTPKDRVIDGVGLEPDVLVVQPADARETGRDTQLERAIEVLREKL; translated from the coding sequence ATGACCACGATTATGCACCGCAACGCCAAAGGCATTATCGCCGCATTGCTGGCATTCCTGCTGCTGGCGTGCACCCCCGCGCTCGCCGCGCCCGCGGACGCCGGCCGCCAGGCCAAGGAGGCAAAGGCCGGGACGAACGCCGCGGTTGTCGACGAAATCAATGAGCACCTGGCGGTAATGAACGCCGAGGAGCTTGCCGCGACCCTCAAGCTCCTGAGGGTGAGAGGGCTTATCAACGCCGCTTATGTGGACGGCACGTCCAAAATCGACCTGATGACCGGCGCTGTCAAGGGCGCGATCGAAGCTGTCGGCGACCCTTATAGCCAGTATTTCGACGCCCACACCCTGAAGGAGTTCATGATCGAGGCGAAGGGGGTGTTCGGCGGCGTGGGCATGGTGCTAGGCATGAAGGACAAGCGGATCACCGTTATCGCGCCGATCGAGGGAACGCCCGCCGACCGGGCGGGGATCGCCAGCGGCGACTGGATAATCGCGATCAACGGCCAGACCACCAAGGATATGGCGCTGGACGCGGCGGTGAGCAAGATCCGCGGCAAGGAGGGCACCGAGGTAATTCTGACGGTCGGCCGGACCGGGCAGGAGCCCAGCGATTACACTATCGTCCGCGACACGATCGAGATCAAGACGGTGGCCGGAAAGATGCTTGAGGGCGATATCGGCTACATCCGCCTGACATTTTTCAACGAGAATACGGGCGAGAGCTTCGCCGCCAAGCTGCGCGAGCTGGAGGGGCAGGGTATGAAGGCGGCCATTCTCGACCTGCGCAACAACCCCGGCGGCATCCTCGAGGAGAGCGTGAAGGTGGCCGGTCAGTTCATCCCCCGGGGCCCGGTGGTGTCGGTGGTGACCAGGGACGGCAGCCGCCGGACGAGCTATGCGGAGCCGGGTGGCCCCAGGTACCCGCTGGTGGTGCTGATCAACGGCGGCAGCGCGAGCGCTTCGGAGATCGTGGCCGGGGCGGTGCAGGACACCGGCGCGGGAACGCTCGTGGGCACGCACTCGTTCGGCAAGGGGTCGGTGCAGAACCTCGTGCCTCTCGGCGACGGCACGGCGATCAAGCTGACGGTGGCCCGCTACCACACCCCCAAGGACCGGGTGATCGACGGCGTGGGGCTCGAGCCGGACGTCCTGGTGGTCCAGCCGGCCGACGCCCGGGAGACGGGCCGCGACACGCAGCTCGAAAGGGCGATCGAGGTGCTGAGGGAGAAGCTGTAG
- a CDS encoding GGDEF domain-containing protein, protein MVQTAFKDNLTALYNRHYFAAAIAGRVGRGSTGNEAALLMIDIDDFKQINDKHGHAMGDAVLRQLADLLRASIRKNDAAIRWGGEEFLVFLTGADKNSARLFAERLRATVERHPFGQDPHTVAVTVSIGIAAATATADLEQLIRLADDALYRAKQTKNKVIA, encoded by the coding sequence CTGGTCCAGACCGCCTTCAAAGACAACCTCACCGCCCTCTACAACCGCCACTACTTCGCCGCCGCCATCGCCGGCCGGGTGGGGAGGGGCAGCACCGGCAACGAGGCCGCGCTCCTCATGATCGACATCGACGACTTCAAACAGATCAACGACAAGCACGGGCACGCCATGGGCGACGCCGTTCTCCGTCAGCTAGCCGACCTCCTCCGGGCCAGCATCCGCAAAAACGACGCGGCCATCCGCTGGGGCGGCGAAGAATTCCTCGTCTTCCTCACCGGCGCCGACAAAAACAGCGCCCGCCTGTTCGCCGAACGCCTCAGGGCGACCGTCGAGCGCCACCCCTTCGGCCAGGACCCGCACACCGTCGCCGTCACCGTCAGCATCGGCATCGCCGCCGCCACCGCCACCGCCGACCTGGAACAACTCATCAGGCTGGCCGACGACGCCCTCTACCGGGCCAAGCAAACCAAAAACAAAGTCATCGCATAA
- a CDS encoding acetoacetate decarboxylase family protein produces the protein MLKGYTLPRTPRGTSCLAPEPPWHYAGTALAVEFVADPARVAAFLPAGLEPADGRCAAYFVEWQYASETGEEYLDPVRSQYRETIFLVSAGYEGEPVAYCPFIFVDQDVSLMRGLAQGWPKQSGSTWVTRAYDLPSKATPAVAPGGRFGATLAARDRRLAEATVTLREPGAALPTPNFARAVNVRYFPELAAGRHGRPAVHELVRLKSRDVMMSTVWKGEATLAVFDNPYLELPDLRPTAVLAGYRFSFALTVDDLVLLRDLRGDDPA, from the coding sequence ATGTTGAAAGGTTATACCCTGCCCCGTACGCCGCGCGGCACTTCCTGCCTGGCGCCCGAGCCGCCGTGGCATTACGCGGGGACGGCGCTGGCGGTGGAGTTCGTGGCCGATCCTGCGCGGGTGGCGGCGTTCCTGCCGGCCGGCCTTGAGCCGGCGGACGGGCGGTGCGCGGCGTATTTCGTGGAGTGGCAGTACGCGAGCGAGACGGGCGAGGAGTATCTCGACCCGGTCCGCAGCCAGTACCGGGAGACGATCTTCCTGGTGTCGGCGGGCTATGAAGGGGAGCCGGTGGCGTATTGTCCGTTCATTTTCGTGGATCAGGACGTGTCGCTGATGCGCGGGTTGGCGCAGGGCTGGCCGAAGCAGTCCGGGTCGACGTGGGTGACGCGGGCGTACGACCTGCCGTCGAAGGCGACGCCGGCGGTGGCGCCGGGGGGCAGGTTCGGGGCGACGCTGGCGGCGCGCGACCGCCGTCTGGCGGAGGCGACGGTGACGCTGCGCGAGCCGGGGGCGGCGCTGCCGACGCCGAATTTCGCGCGGGCGGTGAATGTGCGCTATTTCCCCGAGCTGGCGGCGGGGAGGCACGGCCGGCCGGCGGTCCACGAGCTGGTGCGGCTTAAGTCGCGCGATGTGATGATGTCGACGGTGTGGAAGGGCGAGGCGACGCTGGCGGTGTTCGATAATCCGTATCTGGAGCTGCCTGATCTGCGCCCGACGGCGGTGCTCGCCGGGTACCGCTTTTCGTTCGCGCTGACGGTGGACGATCTTGTCCTGTTGCGCGATCTGCGCGGCGACGATCCCGCTTGA
- a CDS encoding CXXX repeat peptide maturase yields the protein MLTHLLVLVDGSAPPFCHYGHDRRECELMPLATLKKAVAFARSGGLALTLLLGREELPPAYRAALAETEFAAIVPAGLANRYPDAILVLDAEDPGSFPDEACAGQRLILRLPRRRLGDMAALVASCAGRAARLDLYLADIDRYTAADIGEYGRQLKLAAEYVTDLYRQGSLPEMNIFSDRLLLSGMRNCDAGAAHLTVAPNGLLYICPGFYYDDEEHPAGSLADGVTLANRRLLELTNAPICSCCDAFHCKRCIYLNRKTTLEWNTPSREQCVLAHLERNAAGLIREQLGTTPPFSRLRFIPAIDYLDPFEQMPTRRTLP from the coding sequence ATGCTGACCCATCTGCTCGTGCTGGTCGACGGCAGCGCGCCGCCGTTCTGCCATTACGGCCATGACCGCCGGGAATGCGAGCTGATGCCGCTCGCCACGCTTAAGAAGGCCGTCGCCTTCGCCCGGAGCGGCGGTCTGGCGCTGACGCTGCTGCTTGGCCGGGAGGAATTGCCGCCGGCATACCGGGCGGCGCTGGCTGAAACCGAGTTTGCCGCGATCGTCCCCGCGGGCCTGGCCAACCGGTACCCGGACGCGATCCTGGTGCTCGACGCCGAGGACCCGGGCAGCTTTCCGGACGAGGCCTGCGCCGGGCAGCGGCTTATTCTCCGCCTGCCGCGGCGGCGGCTGGGCGATATGGCGGCCCTCGTGGCCTCCTGCGCGGGACGGGCCGCGCGGCTCGATCTTTATCTCGCGGATATCGACCGGTACACGGCCGCCGATATCGGCGAATACGGACGGCAGCTGAAGCTCGCCGCCGAGTATGTCACGGATTTGTACCGGCAGGGCAGCCTGCCGGAGATGAATATTTTCTCGGACCGGCTGCTGCTGAGCGGGATGAGGAACTGCGACGCGGGGGCGGCGCACCTGACCGTGGCGCCGAACGGTCTGCTGTATATCTGCCCCGGCTTTTACTATGACGACGAAGAGCACCCGGCCGGCAGCCTGGCGGACGGCGTCACCCTCGCCAACCGGCGGCTGCTGGAGCTGACGAACGCGCCGATATGTTCGTGCTGCGACGCTTTTCACTGCAAGCGCTGCATTTATCTGAACAGGAAGACGACGCTGGAGTGGAACACGCCGTCCCGCGAGCAGTGCGTGCTGGCTCACCTGGAGCGGAACGCGGCCGGGCTGATCCGCGAACAGCTTGGGACTACGCCTCCCTTTTCGCGGCTGAGGTTTATACCGGCTATCGATTATCTCGATCCTTTCGAGCAAATGCCGACAAGGAGGACACTGCCATGA
- a CDS encoding P1 family peptidase, with protein sequence MMDAIPATAIPGFKLGNAHDLAAATGCTVILCPAGAVAGVDVRGGAPGTRETDLLRPENYVEKIHAVLLAGGSAFGLDAASGVMAWLEERGIGFDVGVAKVPIVAGAVLFDLPCGDPSVRPDKAMGYAACQAAEQGSFAEGTAGAGAGATVGKFFGMDHAMKGGLGAYAVKVGDLIVGAVVAVNCLGDVVDPDSGRIIAGACRQDPFAFLGSEDGMIARYGRTGNLFAGNTTIGAILTNAALTKAQAAKIASMAHNGYARTMRPAHTMVDGDTVFCLSAGDVTADTSVVGLLAARVMARAVLRAVTEATSLAGIKAARDIKKD encoded by the coding sequence ATGATGGACGCCATACCCGCCACCGCCATCCCCGGCTTTAAGCTCGGCAACGCCCACGACCTCGCCGCCGCCACCGGCTGCACCGTCATCCTCTGCCCGGCGGGGGCCGTCGCCGGCGTCGACGTCAGGGGCGGTGCCCCCGGCACCCGCGAAACCGACCTCCTCCGGCCCGAAAACTATGTCGAGAAAATCCACGCCGTCCTCCTCGCCGGCGGCAGCGCCTTCGGCCTCGACGCGGCATCAGGCGTCATGGCCTGGCTCGAAGAGCGCGGCATCGGCTTCGACGTCGGCGTCGCCAAAGTCCCCATCGTCGCCGGCGCCGTCCTCTTCGACCTCCCCTGCGGCGACCCGTCCGTGCGGCCCGACAAAGCCATGGGCTACGCCGCCTGCCAGGCCGCCGAACAAGGCAGCTTCGCCGAAGGCACCGCCGGCGCCGGCGCCGGCGCCACGGTCGGCAAATTCTTCGGCATGGACCATGCCATGAAAGGCGGCCTCGGCGCCTACGCCGTAAAAGTCGGCGACCTCATCGTGGGCGCCGTCGTCGCCGTCAACTGCCTCGGCGACGTCGTCGACCCCGACAGCGGCCGCATAATCGCCGGGGCTTGCCGCCAAGACCCCTTCGCCTTCCTCGGCAGCGAGGACGGTATGATCGCCAGGTACGGCCGCACCGGCAACCTCTTCGCCGGTAACACCACCATCGGCGCCATCCTCACCAACGCCGCCCTCACCAAGGCCCAGGCCGCCAAAATCGCCTCCATGGCCCACAACGGCTACGCCCGCACCATGCGGCCCGCCCACACCATGGTCGACGGCGACACCGTCTTCTGCCTGTCCGCCGGCGACGTAACCGCCGACACCAGCGTCGTCGGCCTCCTCGCCGCCCGCGTCATGGCCCGGGCCGTCCTCCGCGCCGTCACCGAAGCCACCTCCCTCGCCGGCATCAAAGCCGCCCGCGACATCAAAAAAGACTGA
- a CDS encoding antibiotic biosynthesis monooxygenase → MVVRIWRGEATRENAPAYYRHVTGKVFPELKGIPGHKGAYLLQRETAAGVEFLAVTMWESLEAIRAFAGEDAGAAVVEPAAQAVLTDFDDFARHYTLTFGSCSQ, encoded by the coding sequence ATGGTGGTGCGGATCTGGCGCGGGGAGGCGACGCGGGAGAACGCGCCCGCGTATTACCGCCATGTGACGGGAAAGGTTTTCCCGGAACTGAAGGGGATACCGGGTCATAAGGGGGCTTATCTGCTGCAGCGGGAAACGGCCGCGGGGGTTGAGTTTCTGGCGGTGACGATGTGGGAGTCGCTGGAGGCGATCCGCGCGTTCGCGGGCGAGGACGCCGGGGCGGCGGTGGTGGAGCCGGCGGCGCAGGCGGTGTTGACGGATTTCGACGATTTTGCGCGCCACTATACGCTGACGTTCGGGAGCTGCAGTCAGTAG
- the uvsE gene encoding UV DNA damage repair endonuclease UvsE has protein sequence MRVRFGYVAIALGVPEGSPNKTASVKTIEKIADPLGRIGRLRRLMTANLETTLRILRYNAAHGIHVYRFTSKTVPLATHPLAADWDYIADGGPLWREIGDYARLHGMRVSAHPDHYTLLNSPKPEVLAASLADLDYHARMFEAMGLPPSPSLVLHVGGQYREKNAALRRFAGNFARLPDRLAARLMLENDDKIFTAAEVLGLCEELGRPMVLDIHHHRVNGGGDLEELWPRIAATWGEATPKIHVSSPKDDKDMRAHADYVDPADVLPFLRLARETGRDLDVMVEAKRKDEAMFRLVEGLAAAPEVRRAGQATVEL, from the coding sequence GTGAGGGTACGGTTCGGCTATGTGGCGATCGCGCTCGGCGTGCCGGAGGGGTCGCCGAATAAGACGGCGAGCGTCAAGACAATCGAGAAGATCGCGGACCCGCTGGGCCGTATCGGCCGGCTGCGCCGCCTGATGACGGCCAACCTGGAAACGACGCTGCGCATCCTCAGATACAACGCGGCCCACGGTATTCACGTTTATCGCTTCACGTCGAAGACGGTGCCGCTCGCCACCCACCCGCTGGCGGCGGACTGGGACTATATCGCCGATGGCGGGCCGCTGTGGCGGGAGATCGGCGATTATGCGCGGCTCCACGGGATGCGGGTGAGCGCCCATCCCGACCATTACACTCTTCTCAACAGCCCGAAGCCGGAGGTGCTGGCCGCCTCGCTCGCCGACCTGGATTACCACGCCCGCATGTTCGAGGCGATGGGGCTGCCCCCCTCCCCTTCCCTGGTGCTGCATGTCGGCGGGCAATACCGGGAGAAGAACGCGGCGCTGCGGCGCTTCGCCGGGAACTTCGCCCGCCTGCCCGACCGCCTGGCCGCCAGGCTGATGCTGGAGAACGACGACAAGATTTTCACCGCCGCCGAGGTGCTGGGCCTGTGCGAGGAGCTGGGCCGCCCGATGGTGCTGGATATCCACCACCACCGCGTTAACGGCGGCGGCGATCTGGAGGAGCTGTGGCCGCGCATCGCCGCCACCTGGGGCGAGGCGACGCCGAAGATCCATGTGTCGAGCCCGAAGGATGATAAGGACATGCGTGCCCACGCCGATTACGTCGACCCGGCCGACGTGCTGCCGTTCCTGCGGCTGGCGCGGGAGACGGGGCGCGACTTGGACGTGATGGTGGAGGCGAAGCGGAAGGACGAGGCGATGTTCCGGCTGGTGGAGGGGCTGGCGGCCGCGCCGGAGGTGCGGCGCGCAGGCCAGGCGACGGTGGAGCTGTAA
- a CDS encoding EAL domain-containing protein has translation MVGKISSTLSLLRRLIAGLPPKLCRQVNGGTAAGAPTADAIRQREDALTVSKTKLALAAKLANLGPWELDPVTNVFEFDDDFYAIYGTDVAREGRFMPLEVYAREFMHPDDLARVAAVMNGAIASPERVSFGQVVHRIIRRDGEVRTIMVRSNYVKDEHGRLVRAFGANQDITERVRAEEEARKREEALIASRTKLALAAKMANLGPWELNVETQIFEFDDEFYAIYGTDAAREGRFMPLEVYVREFVHPEDRWKIAEATKKALAAREPVGLGQLEHRIIRRDGEVRTIMVRSNYVKDDAGKMVRSYGANQDITERVRAEEEARKREEALIASRTKLAVAAKLADLGPWELNTETNVFEFDDEFYAIYGTDVAREGRFMPLEVYVREFVHPDDRWKVAEVRQRALASQEPVYLGQTEHRIVRRDGEVRTIVARANYVKDEAGRLIRSYGANQDITERVRAEEALREQEEIIRQMAFFDSLTGLPNRRQLQEWLNKEMERARSGISAGVLLFIDLDDLKMVNDTFGHTCGDDIIVAAGRSIVASAGEEAFVSRVGGDEFIVILPGESNRQRIGAIAERIISALGQTHEIYGTFFHMTASIGISTYPADGDTAEEVIKNADNAMYAAKRKGKNCWQLYTMTMQASAYEEMRLTGSLRGALEREELSLHYQPQFLATGAIIGFEALLRWNSSELGAIPPLQFIPLAEKSGFIHSIGQWVLREACQFIRRLTDQGWDGIRIAVNISSKQLAVDNFCSIVRGVIQEAGIAPSQLELEITESVLVTSFEDATSKLAELKALGVRLSLDDFGTAYSSLTYLRSLPVETLKIDKSFVDMITTDIPAAKIIGAIIQMAHILNIAVVAEGVETEQQLAFLRDNGCDRIQGFIFSKPLPEPEAVGFLAKNTEK, from the coding sequence ATGGTTGGCAAGATTAGCAGCACTTTGTCCTTGTTGAGGCGCCTGATAGCCGGTTTGCCGCCGAAGCTTTGCCGGCAGGTAAACGGCGGAACGGCCGCTGGCGCTCCGACGGCGGATGCGATTCGCCAGCGGGAGGACGCCCTCACTGTAAGCAAGACGAAGCTGGCGTTGGCGGCGAAATTGGCCAACCTGGGACCGTGGGAGCTCGATCCCGTGACAAATGTATTCGAATTCGACGATGATTTCTACGCCATCTACGGAACGGATGTGGCCCGCGAAGGCCGGTTTATGCCGCTGGAGGTCTATGCGAGGGAGTTTATGCACCCGGACGATCTGGCAAGGGTAGCCGCAGTGATGAATGGCGCCATTGCTTCCCCGGAGCGCGTCAGCTTCGGCCAGGTTGTGCACCGCATCATCCGCCGGGACGGCGAGGTGCGCACGATCATGGTGCGGTCGAATTATGTCAAGGATGAGCACGGCCGGCTGGTGCGGGCTTTTGGCGCGAACCAGGATATCACCGAACGGGTGCGGGCGGAGGAGGAGGCCCGCAAACGGGAGGAAGCCCTGATCGCCAGCAGGACGAAGCTGGCGTTGGCGGCGAAAATGGCCAACCTGGGGCCGTGGGAACTGAACGTCGAGACGCAGATCTTCGAATTCGACGATGAGTTTTACGCCATCTACGGAACGGATGCGGCGAGGGAAGGCCGGTTTATGCCGCTTGAGGTCTATGTTAGGGAGTTTGTCCATCCGGAGGACCGCTGGAAGATTGCCGAGGCGACGAAAAAGGCGCTTGCTGCCCGGGAGCCTGTCGGCCTCGGCCAGTTGGAACACCGCATCATCCGCCGGGACGGCGAGGTGCGCACGATCATGGTGCGGTCGAATTATGTCAAGGACGACGCCGGCAAGATGGTGCGCAGTTACGGCGCGAACCAGGATATCACCGAACGGGTGCGGGCGGAGGAGGAGGCCCGCAAACGGGAAGAAGCCTTGATCGCCAGCAGGACGAAGCTGGCGGTGGCGGCGAAATTGGCCGACCTGGGTCCGTGGGAACTGAACACCGAGACGAACGTATTTGAATTCGACGACGAGTTTTACGCCATCTACGGAACGGATGTGGCCCGCGAAGGCCGGTTTATGCCGCTGGAGGTCTATGTGAGGGAGTTTGTCCACCCGGACGACCGCTGGAAGGTGGCCGAGGTAAGGCAAAGGGCCCTTGCGTCCCAGGAGCCTGTTTACCTCGGCCAGACGGAGCACCGCATCGTTCGCCGGGACGGCGAGGTGCGCACGATCGTGGCGCGGGCAAACTATGTAAAGGATGAGGCCGGCCGGCTGATAAGAAGCTATGGCGCGAACCAGGATATCACCGAACGGGTGCGGGCGGAGGAGGCGCTGCGGGAACAGGAGGAAATCATCCGGCAGATGGCTTTCTTCGATTCGCTTACCGGGCTGCCGAACCGCAGGCAGCTGCAAGAGTGGCTCAATAAGGAAATGGAGCGGGCCCGCAGCGGCATCTCGGCGGGGGTGCTGCTGTTTATAGATTTGGATGACCTGAAGATGGTGAACGATACGTTTGGGCACACCTGCGGCGACGATATCATCGTCGCTGCCGGCCGCAGCATCGTGGCCAGCGCGGGGGAGGAAGCGTTCGTATCGCGGGTCGGCGGCGACGAGTTCATTGTGATATTGCCCGGCGAAAGCAACCGTCAGCGGATTGGCGCTATTGCCGAAAGGATAATTTCGGCGCTTGGCCAGACCCATGAAATATACGGGACGTTTTTTCATATGACGGCAAGCATCGGCATTTCCACTTATCCCGCCGATGGCGATACTGCCGAAGAGGTGATCAAAAACGCCGATAATGCCATGTATGCGGCCAAAAGAAAAGGCAAGAACTGTTGGCAATTATATACGATGACGATGCAGGCTTCGGCCTACGAGGAAATGCGGCTGACCGGCAGTTTGCGCGGCGCGCTGGAGCGGGAGGAACTATCCCTGCATTACCAGCCGCAATTTCTCGCAACCGGCGCCATCATCGGCTTTGAGGCGCTGCTTCGCTGGAACAGCTCCGAATTGGGAGCCATTCCGCCGCTACAGTTCATCCCGCTGGCGGAAAAGAGCGGCTTCATCCACAGCATCGGGCAGTGGGTGCTGCGCGAGGCCTGCCAGTTTATTCGCCGTTTGACCGATCAGGGATGGGACGGAATACGGATCGCCGTGAATATCTCGTCAAAACAGTTGGCTGTCGACAATTTCTGCTCTATTGTCCGCGGCGTCATTCAGGAGGCCGGTATTGCACCGTCCCAGCTTGAATTGGAGATCACCGAGAGCGTTCTCGTGACGTCGTTCGAGGATGCCACAAGCAAGCTGGCCGAGTTAAAAGCCCTGGGGGTGCGTCTGTCGCTCGATGACTTCGGCACGGCTTATTCTTCGTTGACTTATTTGCGGAGTTTGCCGGTGGAGACGCTAAAGATCGATAAGTCGTTCGTAGATATGATAACAACCGATATTCCTGCGGCGAAAATTATCGGCGCCATTATCCAGATGGCCCATATTCTTAATATCGCCGTTGTCGCCGAAGGGGTGGAAACCGAGCAGCAGCTGGCGTTTCTCCGCGATAACGGGTGTGACCGTATCCAGGGGTTCATCTTCAGTAAACCGTTGCCTGAGCCGGAGGCGGTGGGTTTTCTGGCCAAGAATACCGAAAAGTAA
- a CDS encoding CXXX repeat peptide modification system protein: protein MNDTRRKIGAVTPAERDEIRALFERKNALRELFRSLAGMPEEELAGSAVYERLVADMGRTATRFQQWWDEKSAQYGWENISGYSWEIDFASGDIYIRREG from the coding sequence ATGAACGACACCCGGCGCAAGATCGGCGCCGTCACCCCCGCCGAACGCGACGAGATCAGGGCGCTGTTCGAGCGGAAGAACGCCCTGCGCGAGCTGTTCCGCTCCCTGGCGGGCATGCCGGAGGAGGAGCTGGCCGGCAGCGCCGTTTATGAGCGCCTGGTCGCGGATATGGGGCGGACGGCGACGCGGTTTCAGCAGTGGTGGGACGAAAAGAGCGCCCAGTATGGGTGGGAGAATATCAGCGGCTATAGCTGGGAGATCGATTTCGCCAGCGGCGACATCTACATCCGCCGCGAGGGCTAG
- a CDS encoding radical SAM peptide maturase, CXXX-repeat target family: protein MGEQERFRRPTPDWEEGRAKNVTFIVTEDCQLRCKYCYLVGKNPGRRMDFACARKTVDYLLQERALFAEPSVIWEFIGGEPLLEIELIDRISDYIKLRMYDTNHPWFDSYRFSLSTNGLMYGDPRVQRYIFKNHGHLSIGITIDGIREKHDTARVFPDGRGSYDAVAANIPLWLKQFPDAGTKVTVAHDDLPYIKESVLHIWSLGVKTVNINVVFEDVWQPGDDALLEEQLVSLADEIVDRELYREYACSFFDDTIGKPLDPAGDNQNWCGSGRMLAVGAKGEFYPCVRFAPHSMSGKQPRVVGNCEDGVNTNLLRPFLALTRLAQSPPECAACEVASGCAWCQGLNYEAADTDTIYQRATYICLMHKARVRANRYFRDRLGRKRGES from the coding sequence ATGGGGGAGCAGGAACGATTCAGGCGGCCGACACCGGACTGGGAGGAAGGCCGCGCTAAAAACGTGACTTTCATCGTCACCGAGGACTGCCAGCTGCGCTGCAAGTATTGCTACCTGGTGGGAAAAAACCCCGGCCGGCGGATGGATTTCGCCTGCGCCCGGAAAACGGTGGATTATCTGCTGCAGGAGAGAGCGCTGTTCGCCGAGCCGTCGGTGATCTGGGAGTTCATCGGCGGCGAGCCGCTGCTGGAGATCGAGCTGATCGACAGGATCAGCGATTATATCAAGCTGCGCATGTACGACACGAACCACCCCTGGTTCGACAGTTACCGGTTCAGCCTTTCCACCAACGGCCTTATGTACGGCGACCCCAGGGTGCAGCGCTATATTTTCAAGAACCACGGACACCTGAGCATCGGCATAACTATCGACGGCATCAGGGAAAAGCACGATACCGCGCGGGTCTTCCCCGACGGCCGCGGCTCCTACGACGCGGTGGCGGCCAACATCCCCCTGTGGCTGAAGCAGTTTCCCGATGCAGGCACGAAGGTGACGGTGGCGCACGACGATCTGCCCTATATCAAGGAGAGTGTGCTGCATATCTGGAGCCTGGGCGTGAAAACGGTGAATATCAACGTCGTGTTCGAGGATGTTTGGCAGCCGGGCGACGACGCTTTATTGGAGGAACAGCTCGTAAGCCTGGCCGACGAAATCGTCGACCGGGAGCTATACCGGGAATACGCGTGCTCGTTTTTCGACGATACGATCGGCAAGCCGCTCGATCCGGCGGGCGACAACCAGAACTGGTGCGGGTCGGGCCGGATGCTCGCCGTGGGCGCGAAGGGTGAGTTTTACCCTTGCGTGCGGTTCGCGCCCCACTCGATGAGCGGCAAGCAGCCGCGGGTGGTGGGCAACTGCGAGGACGGCGTGAACACGAATCTGCTGCGGCCGTTCCTCGCGCTGACCCGTCTGGCGCAGAGCCCGCCGGAATGCGCGGCCTGCGAGGTGGCCAGCGGCTGCGCGTGGTGCCAGGGACTGAATTACGAGGCGGCGGACACCGATACGATTTACCAGCGGGCGACCTATATTTGCCTGATGCACAAGGCCCGCGTGCGGGCGAACCGGTATTTCCGGGACAGGCTGGGCAGGAAGCGGGGCGAATCGTGA
- a CDS encoding flavodoxin family protein has translation MSKTIIAVNGSPRKAWNTAALLAKALEGAAAQGAATELVHLYDLDYRGCVSCFACKLKGGPGYGRCAVRDGLAPLLEKIAAADALILGSPVYFGSVTGEMRSFLERLLFPYLRYVAGDQRTLFPRVLPTAFIYTMNVDEARLKEFAWDKHLANNARVLGMIFGAHQDLFAYDTLQFDDYGRYDAPMFDPAAKAKSRAENFPRDLGRAFDLGARLAAGRDA, from the coding sequence ATGAGCAAAACCATCATCGCCGTCAACGGCAGCCCCCGCAAAGCCTGGAACACCGCCGCCCTGCTCGCCAAAGCCCTCGAAGGCGCCGCCGCCCAGGGCGCCGCCACCGAACTCGTCCACCTCTACGACCTCGACTACCGGGGCTGCGTCAGCTGCTTCGCCTGCAAACTCAAAGGAGGCCCCGGCTACGGCCGCTGCGCCGTCCGCGACGGCCTCGCCCCCCTCCTTGAAAAAATCGCCGCCGCCGACGCCCTCATCCTCGGCTCGCCCGTCTACTTCGGCTCCGTCACCGGCGAAATGCGCTCCTTCCTCGAAAGACTGCTCTTCCCCTACCTCCGATACGTCGCCGGCGACCAACGCACCCTTTTCCCCCGCGTCCTGCCCACCGCCTTCATCTACACCATGAACGTCGACGAAGCGCGCCTCAAAGAATTCGCCTGGGACAAACACCTCGCCAACAACGCCCGCGTCCTCGGCATGATCTTCGGCGCCCACCAGGACCTGTTCGCCTACGACACCCTCCAATTCGACGACTACGGCCGCTACGACGCCCCCATGTTCGACCCCGCCGCCAAAGCCAAAAGCAGGGCCGAAAACTTCCCCCGCGACCTCGGGCGCGCCTTCGACCTTGGCGCGCGCCTCGCCGCCGGCAGGGACGCATGA